A single window of Streptomyces griseoviridis DNA harbors:
- a CDS encoding GAF domain-containing sensor histidine kinase, with product MSQGPRSGLAAVSSALLAMSRHLEVRDVLKTIVVSARELLDAQYAALGVPDDHGGFAQFVVDGVSDDQWKAIGPLPRQHGILAAMLHEAEPERLADVRKDPRFEGWPAAHPDMSDFLGLPVRDGDEVIGALFLANKNRAKPAGACGFTEEDEELLAILAQHAAIALTNARLYERSRELTIAEERSRLAHELHDAVSQKLFSLRLTAQAAAALVDRDPGRAKGELQQVAALAAEAADELRAAVVELRPAALDEDGLLATLRTQIHVLDRAHTARVTFTSTGFRALPAAQEEALLRVAQEALHNALRHSGATRVAVTVGRRGGGVVLRVTDDGKGFDPHTTRRAGRHLGLVSMHDRTSGVGGSLTVHSAPGEGTTIEMEVPGG from the coding sequence ATGAGTCAAGGTCCACGGTCCGGCCTCGCCGCGGTCAGCTCCGCGCTGCTGGCCATGAGCAGGCACCTGGAGGTGCGCGACGTCCTCAAGACGATCGTCGTCTCGGCCCGGGAGCTGCTCGACGCCCAGTACGCCGCCCTCGGCGTCCCCGACGACCACGGCGGCTTCGCCCAGTTCGTCGTCGACGGCGTCAGCGACGACCAGTGGAAGGCCATCGGACCGCTCCCGCGCCAGCACGGCATCCTCGCCGCGATGCTCCACGAGGCCGAGCCCGAACGCCTCGCCGACGTCCGCAAGGACCCGCGCTTCGAGGGCTGGCCCGCCGCCCACCCCGACATGTCCGACTTCCTCGGCCTGCCCGTCCGCGACGGCGACGAGGTGATCGGCGCCCTCTTCCTCGCCAACAAGAACCGCGCCAAGCCGGCCGGCGCCTGCGGCTTCACCGAGGAGGACGAGGAACTCCTCGCGATCCTCGCCCAGCACGCCGCGATCGCCCTCACCAACGCCCGCCTCTACGAGCGCAGCCGCGAACTGACCATCGCCGAGGAACGCTCCCGCCTCGCCCACGAACTGCACGACGCGGTCAGCCAGAAGCTGTTCTCCCTGCGCCTGACCGCCCAGGCCGCCGCCGCCCTCGTCGACCGCGACCCGGGCCGCGCCAAGGGCGAACTCCAGCAGGTGGCCGCGCTCGCCGCCGAGGCCGCCGACGAACTGCGCGCCGCCGTCGTCGAGCTGCGCCCCGCCGCCCTCGACGAGGACGGCCTCCTCGCCACCCTGCGCACCCAGATCCACGTCCTCGACCGCGCCCACACCGCGCGCGTGACGTTCACCAGCACCGGCTTCCGCGCCCTGCCCGCCGCCCAGGAGGAAGCCCTGCTGCGGGTGGCCCAGGAAGCCCTGCACAACGCCCTGCGGCACTCGGGCGCCACCCGCGTCGCCGTGACCGTCGGCCGCCGCGGCGGCGGCGTCGTGCTGCGCGTCACCGACGACGGCAAGGGCTTCGACCCGCACACCACCCGCCGGGCGGGCCGCCACCTCGGCCTCGTCTCCATGCACGACCGCACCAGCGGCGTCGGCGGCAGCCTGACCGTGCACTCGGCGCCCGGCGAGGGCACCACGATCGAGATGGAGGTTCCCGGTGGCTGA
- a CDS encoding SDR family NAD(P)-dependent oxidoreductase, with protein sequence MPVAIITGASKGLGLALAEGLAGRGWDLVLDARTAAPLDEAVRGLSRHGTRVAGFAGDVTDAGHRAELVAAARRLGGVDLLVHNASALGAEPLVELAELPLAGLRRALEVNAVAALGLVQEALVPLRVSEAGAVVVVSSDAAAEAYPAWGGYGASKAAVDQLAAVLGVEEPGLRVWAVDPGDMATDLYAAAVPGDDGPRPAPDAVVPAFLRLLDERPPSGRYAAPALLEA encoded by the coding sequence ATGCCGGTAGCGATCATCACGGGGGCGTCGAAGGGGCTGGGGCTGGCGCTCGCCGAGGGGCTGGCCGGGCGCGGCTGGGATCTGGTGCTCGACGCGCGGACGGCGGCGCCTCTGGACGAGGCGGTGCGGGGGCTGTCGCGGCACGGCACGCGCGTGGCGGGCTTCGCCGGTGATGTCACCGATGCGGGGCACCGGGCGGAGCTGGTGGCGGCGGCCCGGCGGCTGGGCGGGGTGGATCTGCTGGTGCACAACGCGAGCGCGCTGGGTGCCGAGCCGCTGGTGGAGCTGGCGGAGCTGCCGCTCGCGGGGCTGCGGCGGGCCCTGGAGGTGAACGCGGTGGCGGCGCTCGGGCTGGTGCAGGAGGCGCTGGTGCCGCTGCGGGTGTCGGAGGCGGGCGCGGTCGTCGTCGTCAGCTCGGACGCGGCGGCCGAGGCGTACCCGGCGTGGGGCGGGTACGGGGCGTCCAAGGCAGCTGTGGACCAGTTGGCGGCCGTGCTGGGGGTGGAGGAGCCGGGGCTGCGGGTGTGGGCGGTCGACCCGGGTGACATGGCGACGGACCTGTACGCGGCGGCCGTGCCGGGTGACGACGGGCCGCGTCCGGCGCCGGACGCGGTGGTGCCGGCGTTCCTGCGGCTGCTGGACGAACGGCCGCCGAGCGGGCGGTACGCGGCGCCCGCGCTGCTGGAGGCGTGA
- a CDS encoding S-adenosylmethionine:tRNA ribosyltransferase-isomerase has translation MTLTVEVPTELSARVPAEQRGPGLGRDAVRLLVSRGTEVSHHAFRELPGLLRAGDLLVVNTSATVAAAVDGRVGHARVVVHFSTRGDDGRWAVELREPSGDGSTRARAGGPAGTEVRLAGGARLVLEEPLSARGERLWWARVSGAGVPGLLRERGRPIRYAYTDRDQPLSAYQTVFALPSGDGTGSAEMPSAARPFTARLVTELVSRGVWFAPIALDTGVASAEAHEPPYPERFSVPEASARLVNAVRAGGGRVVAVGTTTVRAVESAAGPDGVVRARAGWTDLVVTPERGVRVVDGLLTGLHEPQASHLLMLAAVAGRAAVERGYAAAVRGRYLWHEFGDVHLLLPAEDLTESIA, from the coding sequence ATGACGCTCACGGTGGAGGTGCCGACTGAGCTGTCGGCGCGGGTGCCGGCCGAGCAGCGGGGGCCTGGGCTCGGCCGGGACGCGGTGCGGCTGCTGGTGTCGCGGGGCACGGAGGTGTCGCACCACGCGTTCCGGGAGCTGCCGGGGCTGCTGCGGGCCGGGGATCTGCTGGTCGTGAACACGTCGGCGACGGTGGCGGCGGCGGTGGACGGGCGGGTCGGGCACGCGCGCGTGGTGGTGCACTTCTCGACGCGCGGGGACGACGGCCGGTGGGCGGTGGAGCTGCGGGAGCCGTCGGGGGACGGCAGCACGCGGGCGCGTGCGGGCGGGCCCGCGGGGACGGAGGTGCGGTTGGCGGGCGGTGCGCGGCTGGTCCTGGAGGAGCCGCTGAGCGCCCGTGGGGAGCGGCTCTGGTGGGCGCGGGTGTCGGGGGCGGGGGTGCCGGGGCTGCTGCGGGAGCGGGGGCGGCCCATCCGGTACGCGTACACGGACCGGGACCAGCCGCTGTCCGCCTATCAGACGGTGTTCGCGCTGCCGTCGGGTGACGGGACGGGGAGCGCGGAGATGCCGAGCGCGGCCAGGCCGTTCACGGCGCGTCTGGTGACGGAGCTGGTGAGCCGGGGTGTGTGGTTCGCGCCGATCGCCCTGGACACCGGGGTGGCGTCGGCGGAGGCGCACGAGCCGCCGTACCCGGAGCGGTTCTCGGTGCCTGAGGCGTCGGCGCGGCTGGTCAACGCGGTGCGGGCCGGTGGCGGGCGGGTGGTGGCGGTGGGGACGACGACGGTGCGGGCGGTGGAGTCGGCCGCGGGGCCCGACGGCGTCGTACGCGCGCGTGCGGGCTGGACGGACCTCGTGGTGACCCCTGAGCGCGGGGTGCGGGTGGTGGACGGGCTGCTGACCGGGCTGCACGAGCCGCAGGCGTCGCATCTGCTGATGCTGGCGGCGGTCGCCGGGCGGGCTGCCGTGGAGCGCGGGTACGCGGCGGCGGTGCGGGGACGCTATCTCTGGCACGAGTTCGGGGACGTCCATCTGCTGCTGCCCGCCGAGGACCTCACCGAGAGCATTGCGTGA